Proteins from a single region of Osmerus eperlanus chromosome 26, fOsmEpe2.1, whole genome shotgun sequence:
- the nfil3-4 gene encoding nuclear factor, interleukin 3 regulated, member 4 — translation MEALSLHGGQEEEEEEEEEEARGGLGRELARLRGPLGTWGVRRKRMFTPEEKKDATYWEKRRKNNEAAKRSREKRRVGDHVLESRLVAMSEANTRLQAELTALKVHLSRLCHAPYAPPLCPAPQPHAPSPAGANTQHPERDVYWGGIRDHYGLSPLVTLPNLPTSHPPMAPLTPLPPMAGPGFFLPPTTLLPIRSYLPLLDLQGAVPTAPRPSRPPWGAVLRSGGQRGGGGEEGEEGEQQVPGAPSSSSSSALPHKLRLKTHKTAPPRREGGRQHSPVIHFYVSD, via the coding sequence ATGGAGGCGCTGTCTCTGCacggaggccaggaggaggaggaggaggaggaggaggaggaggctaggGGGGGCTTGGGGCGGGAGCTGGCTAGACTGAGGGGGCCTCTGGGCACCTGGGGGGTCCGGAGGAAGAGAATGTTCACCCCCGAGGAGAAGAAGGACGCCACCTACTGGGAGAAACGCCGCAAGAACAACGAGGCGGCGAAGCGCTCGCGGGAGAAGCGACGAGTCGGCGACCACGTCCTGGAGAGCCGTCTGGTGGCGATGAGCGAGGCGAACACGCGCCTGCAAGCCGAGCTGACGGCCCTGAAGGTGCACCTGAGTCGGCTGTGCCACGCCCCTTATGCACCCCCCCTCTGcccggccccccagccccacgcCCCATCCCCCGCCGGCGCCAACACACAGCACCCGGAGAGAGATGTTTACTGGGGGGGCATCAGGGACCACTATGGGCTATCTCCCCTGGTTACCCTGCCTAATCTGCCTACCTCGCACCCCCCCAtggcccccctgacccccctgccccccatggCCGGCCCAGGGTTCTTcctaccccccaccaccctgctccCCATAAGATCCTACCTACCCCTGCTGGACCTACAGGGGGCGGTGCCCACGGCCCCCCGGCCCTCCAGGCCACCCTGGGGGGCCGTGCTCAGATCTGGAGgccagagggggggagggggggaggagggggaggagggggagcaacAGGTACCTGgagccccttcctcctcttcctcctcagcccTGCCCCACAAGCTGCGTCTGAAGACCCACAAGACCGCCCCCCCtcgtagggagggggggagacagcacTCACCTGTGATTCACTTCTatgtgtctgactga